In one window of Musa acuminata AAA Group cultivar baxijiao chromosome BXJ3-2, Cavendish_Baxijiao_AAA, whole genome shotgun sequence DNA:
- the LOC135631840 gene encoding uncharacterized protein LOC135631840 isoform X1 gives MEQGEPALVPQWYKLANGNTSNTALRTSSSIRFDENGVGLGSRNRLLRDQDRNLRRSLSSNGSVIHDKGSSGKSQAYSSFRRSRDRNLEKDFDLFDRENRSVLVDNEFDHLDSLIGVRGEKDALRRLQSMVAGRQVDSRSKRLGSNANGNAPFGGSVIGSFSKTCFEKDFPSLQAEGRQGLSDASGVSTPGLRTAVQSLPFSSPFIIGTSALAEVPVKVETNGNVLSPVAQVAPISQASATGSTMTGLNMAEALAQLSVDTQRIEELTLKKCKQLIPMTPLMPKALSCNSSEKTKSKLAIGGDYSSPTKVGQRLHVNLTVGTMARSDIAKTSQTGNFQVLNREKKNVSPAAKDSSNVGKPMNPIGVAPSAVVLPLKSPTDQNLKVDNNGALSHTSFGERKLLTHAQNRNDFFNLLRKKSSSSSRAILEPTSVDLTSKLDKSEEDNLQITSPTTMENNNLSMVSDLDCSTEIRNCTNGDFCASDESKRFSTNNGETNGCADIVVDPEEEAFLQSLGWDKNAWEEALTKEEIEAFLKKHPILGTRNRDH, from the exons ATGGAGCAAGGTGAGCCAGCATTGGTTCCACAGTGGTATAAATTAGCAAACGGGAACACATCCAACACTGCCCTGCGAACCAGCTCTTCCATACGATTTG ATGAAAACGGTGTAGGACTTGGCTCGAGAAATAGATTACTCAGAGACCAAGATAGGAACTTGCGGAGGAGTTTGAGCTCTAATGGTTCTGTGATTCATGATAAAGGTAGCTCTGGTAAATCCCAGGCTTACAGTAGTTTTCGAAGATCTCGTGATAGAAACCTGGAGAAGGATTTTGATTTATTTGATAGGGAAAACAGGTCAGTTTTGGTTGACAATGAATTTGACCATCTTGATTCACTTATTGGAGTTAGgggtgaaaaggatgccttaagaCGCTTGCAGTCCATGGTAGCAGGAAGGCAAGTTGACTCGCGGTCTAAAAGACTTGGAAGTAATGCAAATGGCAATGCTCCGTTTGGGGGAAGTGTAATAGGAAGTTTTAGCAAAACCTGCTTCGAGAAAGACTTTCCATCCCTTCAAGCTGAGGGAAGGCAGGGCCTTTCAGATGCAAGTGGTGTATCAACCCCTGGTCTTAGAACTGCTGTTCAGAGTCTGCCCTTTAGTTCTCCTTTTATAATTGGAACATCTGCTCTGGCAGAAGTACCAGTAAAAGTTGAAACTAATGGTAATGTACTCTCTCCCGTTGCACAAGTTGCTCCCATTAGTCAGGCATCTGCAACAGGAAGCACTATGACCGGATTAAACATGGCAGAGGCACTCGCTCAG TTATCTGTTGACACTCAGAGGATCGAGGAGCTTACGTTAAAGAAGTGCAAGCAGCTAATACCCATGACACCTTTGATGCCTAAGGCCTTG AGTTGCAACTCATCAGAAAAGACAAAGTCAAAACTTGCAATTGGTGGAGATTATAGTTCTCCCACTAAGGTTGGCCAGCGGTTGCATGTGAACCTTACTGTTGGCACAATGGCTAGATCTGACATTGCAAAGACATCTCAAACAGGAAATTTTCAAGTTCTTAACCGAGAGAAGAAAAATGTCTCCCCTGCTGCTAAAGATAGCTCAAATGTTGGCAAACCTATGAACCCCATTGGCGTTGCTCCATCTGCCGTGGTCCTTCCTTTGAAGAGTCCAACTGACCAGAATCTTAAAGTTGATAACAATGGTGCCTTATCTCATACCTCCTTTGGGGAAAGAAAACTCCTTACCCATGCTCAGAATAGGAATGATTTCTTCAATTTACTAAGGAAAAAATCATCTAGTAGTTCAAGGGCTATTCTAGAGCCAACCTCTGTTGACCTGACATCAAAATTGGATAAGTCGGAAGAAGACAACCTGCAAATCACTTCCCCCACCACCATGGAAAATAACAACCTCTCAATGGTATCTGACTTGGATTGCTCGACGGAGATCAGAAATTGTACGAATGGAGATTTTTGTGCCTCTGATGAGTCCAAGAGATTTTCGACTAACAATGGAGAAACTAATGGTTGTGCGGACATTGTTGTCGATCCAGAAGAAGAAGCCTTCTTACAGTCGCTTGGATGGGATAAAAATGCATGGGAGGAAGCTCTGACCAAGGAGGAGATTGAAGCCTTCCTTAAGAAG CATCCTATTCTCGGTACGAGAAACAGAGACCATTGA
- the LOC135631840 gene encoding uncharacterized protein LOC135631840 isoform X2, giving the protein MIKVALVNPRLTVVFEDLVIETWRRILIYLIGKTGRQVDSRSKRLGSNANGNAPFGGSVIGSFSKTCFEKDFPSLQAEGRQGLSDASGVSTPGLRTAVQSLPFSSPFIIGTSALAEVPVKVETNGNVLSPVAQVAPISQASATGSTMTGLNMAEALAQLSVDTQRIEELTLKKCKQLIPMTPLMPKALSCNSSEKTKSKLAIGGDYSSPTKVGQRLHVNLTVGTMARSDIAKTSQTGNFQVLNREKKNVSPAAKDSSNVGKPMNPIGVAPSAVVLPLKSPTDQNLKVDNNGALSHTSFGERKLLTHAQNRNDFFNLLRKKSSSSSRAILEPTSVDLTSKLDKSEEDNLQITSPTTMENNNLSMVSDLDCSTEIRNCTNGDFCASDESKRFSTNNGETNGCADIVVDPEEEAFLQSLGWDKNAWEEALTKEEIEAFLKKHPILGTRNRDH; this is encoded by the exons ATGATAAAGGTAGCTCTGGTAAATCCCAGGCTTACAGTAGTTTTCGAAGATCTCGTGATAGAAACCTGGAGAAGGATTTTGATTTATTTGATAGGGAAAACAG GAAGGCAAGTTGACTCGCGGTCTAAAAGACTTGGAAGTAATGCAAATGGCAATGCTCCGTTTGGGGGAAGTGTAATAGGAAGTTTTAGCAAAACCTGCTTCGAGAAAGACTTTCCATCCCTTCAAGCTGAGGGAAGGCAGGGCCTTTCAGATGCAAGTGGTGTATCAACCCCTGGTCTTAGAACTGCTGTTCAGAGTCTGCCCTTTAGTTCTCCTTTTATAATTGGAACATCTGCTCTGGCAGAAGTACCAGTAAAAGTTGAAACTAATGGTAATGTACTCTCTCCCGTTGCACAAGTTGCTCCCATTAGTCAGGCATCTGCAACAGGAAGCACTATGACCGGATTAAACATGGCAGAGGCACTCGCTCAG TTATCTGTTGACACTCAGAGGATCGAGGAGCTTACGTTAAAGAAGTGCAAGCAGCTAATACCCATGACACCTTTGATGCCTAAGGCCTTG AGTTGCAACTCATCAGAAAAGACAAAGTCAAAACTTGCAATTGGTGGAGATTATAGTTCTCCCACTAAGGTTGGCCAGCGGTTGCATGTGAACCTTACTGTTGGCACAATGGCTAGATCTGACATTGCAAAGACATCTCAAACAGGAAATTTTCAAGTTCTTAACCGAGAGAAGAAAAATGTCTCCCCTGCTGCTAAAGATAGCTCAAATGTTGGCAAACCTATGAACCCCATTGGCGTTGCTCCATCTGCCGTGGTCCTTCCTTTGAAGAGTCCAACTGACCAGAATCTTAAAGTTGATAACAATGGTGCCTTATCTCATACCTCCTTTGGGGAAAGAAAACTCCTTACCCATGCTCAGAATAGGAATGATTTCTTCAATTTACTAAGGAAAAAATCATCTAGTAGTTCAAGGGCTATTCTAGAGCCAACCTCTGTTGACCTGACATCAAAATTGGATAAGTCGGAAGAAGACAACCTGCAAATCACTTCCCCCACCACCATGGAAAATAACAACCTCTCAATGGTATCTGACTTGGATTGCTCGACGGAGATCAGAAATTGTACGAATGGAGATTTTTGTGCCTCTGATGAGTCCAAGAGATTTTCGACTAACAATGGAGAAACTAATGGTTGTGCGGACATTGTTGTCGATCCAGAAGAAGAAGCCTTCTTACAGTCGCTTGGATGGGATAAAAATGCATGGGAGGAAGCTCTGACCAAGGAGGAGATTGAAGCCTTCCTTAAGAAG CATCCTATTCTCGGTACGAGAAACAGAGACCATTGA